A DNA window from Halococcus agarilyticus contains the following coding sequences:
- a CDS encoding DUF4870 domain-containing protein — protein MASNTRDIDAAGDEPPVASGETESGLDENVAGALAYLFGIVSGLILYLVEQDNAYVRFHAAQSMVITGFVFVASIGLTIVGTIVSTVLVTSTSTFFVGSIVSLVLGLIWLVLALGAFALWVYLMVRAYQGTTPRVPIAAGIADSLV, from the coding sequence ATGGCAAGCAACACTCGAGACATCGACGCGGCCGGGGACGAGCCGCCGGTCGCATCCGGGGAAACGGAATCGGGACTGGACGAGAACGTGGCGGGGGCGCTGGCGTACCTGTTCGGCATCGTGTCAGGGTTGATCCTCTATCTGGTCGAACAGGACAACGCCTACGTCCGCTTTCACGCGGCCCAGAGCATGGTGATTACGGGGTTCGTGTTCGTGGCGTCCATCGGCCTGACGATCGTCGGGACGATCGTCTCGACCGTCCTGGTGACGAGCACGAGCACGTTCTTCGTCGGGAGCATCGTCTCGCTGGTGCTCGGGCTGATCTGGCTGGTGCTCGCGCTCGGTGCGTTCGCGCTCTGGGTCTACCTGATGGTTCGAGCCTACCAGGGCACGACCCCGCGCGTCCCGATCGCGGCAGGCATCGCGGACAGCCTCGTCTGA
- a CDS encoding helix-turn-helix transcriptional regulator produces MSEELVELARRASALAILREGPLDRRELQERLEVSRPTVHRFTRAFEDRGLVERSDGELALTAVGEIIAETVTEFRRTVRTARRVEPLFEVVPGCDPALVREAFADATVTTAEPGDPYNGVRRFMSIVEGSDTLRGIDPAAINPLHLDDLHARIVDGMETDAVFLPEVVESLVESNPERAREAFESGNLTLRTHDDIPLGVTLCDDRIGVGIYAEDTGLLETYIDTPSPAAREWAEELYVEYRDESTPLAEHPELSELPPVEAAANDR; encoded by the coding sequence ATGTCCGAGGAACTGGTCGAACTCGCCAGGCGGGCCTCGGCACTCGCGATACTGCGCGAGGGACCGCTGGATCGCCGGGAGCTTCAGGAACGGTTGGAAGTGTCCAGACCGACGGTTCACCGATTCACGCGGGCGTTCGAGGACCGAGGGCTCGTCGAGCGATCGGACGGTGAGCTAGCGCTGACAGCGGTCGGCGAGATCATCGCGGAGACCGTCACCGAGTTTCGACGGACGGTACGGACTGCGAGACGGGTCGAGCCGCTCTTCGAGGTCGTTCCGGGCTGCGATCCGGCGCTCGTTCGCGAGGCGTTCGCCGACGCGACCGTCACCACTGCCGAGCCGGGCGATCCCTACAACGGCGTACGACGGTTCATGTCCATCGTCGAGGGTTCCGACACGCTCCGCGGGATCGATCCGGCGGCGATCAACCCGCTCCATCTCGATGACCTCCACGCCCGCATCGTCGACGGCATGGAGACCGACGCGGTCTTCCTCCCCGAGGTCGTCGAGTCGCTCGTCGAATCCAACCCGGAGCGCGCGCGGGAGGCGTTCGAGAGCGGGAACCTCACCCTCCGAACCCACGACGACATCCCGCTCGGCGTCACCCTATGTGACGACCGGATCGGCGTCGGGATCTACGCCGAGGACACCGGGCTGCTGGAGACGTACATCGACACCCCATCCCCCGCCGCACGCGAGTGGGCCGAGGAGCTGTATGTCGAGTACCGCGACGAGTCGACGCCACTCGCGGAGCACCCGGAACTCTCCGAGCTACCACCCGTCGAAGCAGCGGCGAACGATCGGTAG
- a CDS encoding AAA family ATPase, with protein MFHFCPACSGTPRDVAIDHDAGTVTCPVCGDTRRYEAAPLFVVTGAPGVGKTTIYREIVGTVPAVVVEPDLYWLEGTGEIREAWRVLPEEARRAFHLLQYAELARSGRPVVAFGAALGDPEVVEELPEADYFPRIEYLALVCDPDDQARRLRGRDGWAEAAAADEEWADVEAGRRMNERFRRFAAEHDDYEAIDTTDATVPETIEAVRGWLRERTTSG; from the coding sequence GTGTTTCACTTCTGTCCCGCGTGCTCGGGAACGCCACGCGACGTCGCCATCGATCACGACGCCGGGACCGTGACGTGCCCGGTCTGTGGCGACACACGAAGATACGAAGCCGCGCCGCTGTTCGTCGTCACGGGCGCACCAGGCGTCGGCAAGACCACGATCTACCGCGAGATCGTCGGTACCGTTCCGGCGGTCGTCGTCGAACCGGACCTCTACTGGCTCGAAGGCACAGGAGAAATCCGCGAGGCGTGGCGGGTGCTCCCCGAGGAAGCCAGGCGGGCGTTCCACCTGCTGCAGTACGCCGAACTCGCGCGCTCGGGGCGGCCGGTGGTGGCGTTCGGGGCCGCACTCGGCGATCCCGAGGTCGTCGAAGAGCTGCCCGAAGCCGACTACTTCCCACGGATCGAGTATCTCGCGCTCGTCTGCGATCCCGACGACCAGGCGCGCCGGCTCAGGGGCCGCGACGGGTGGGCGGAGGCGGCCGCGGCGGACGAGGAGTGGGCCGACGTCGAGGCGGGACGACGGATGAACGAACGGTTTCGGCGGTTTGCGGCCGAACACGACGATTACGAAGCGATCGACACGACCGACGCGACGGTTCCGGAGACGATCGAAGCGGTTCGCGGATGGCTCCGTGAGCGGACGACCTCGGGCTGA
- a CDS encoding peroxiredoxin family protein — protein MPPSEGERAPEFEALLCDGETFRARRLADVLDGGCVVVFYGFSFSAIAENWWKRYDRAGWADFDVPVVGVSRDGPYAQNAFLRYLDSPFHLFSDADGTAAAAYDILTERDGMGSTRTARRAVFVLDAERRVAGRWLADDWISPVPREAIEAAVAEL, from the coding sequence ATGCCACCGAGCGAGGGCGAGCGCGCGCCGGAGTTCGAAGCGCTGCTGTGTGACGGCGAGACCTTCCGAGCGAGACGGCTCGCCGACGTGCTCGACGGCGGCTGCGTGGTCGTCTTCTACGGGTTCTCGTTCAGCGCCATCGCGGAGAACTGGTGGAAGCGCTACGATCGCGCCGGCTGGGCCGACTTCGACGTGCCGGTGGTCGGCGTGAGCCGCGACGGGCCGTACGCCCAGAACGCCTTCCTCCGCTATCTCGACAGCCCGTTCCACCTGTTCAGCGACGCCGACGGCACCGCCGCCGCGGCCTACGACATCCTCACCGAACGCGACGGGATGGGATCGACCCGAACCGCGCGACGTGCCGTCTTCGTCCTCGATGCGGAGCGACGGGTCGCGGGTCGGTGGCTCGCCGACGACTGGATCTCGCCGGTGCCCCGCGAGGCGATCGAAGCGGCGGTCGCGGAGCTGTAG
- a CDS encoding glutaredoxin family protein has protein sequence MSLTLYRLEGCPYCELVVDRLDELDIEFESVWTEGLHSKRDEVKRVSGQRGVPVLVDDDRGITMAESERIVEYLDTTYAA, from the coding sequence ATGAGCCTCACGCTCTACCGGCTCGAAGGCTGTCCGTACTGCGAACTCGTGGTCGACCGGCTCGACGAGCTCGACATCGAGTTCGAGAGCGTCTGGACCGAGGGCCTCCACTCGAAGCGCGACGAGGTCAAGCGGGTCTCGGGCCAGCGGGGCGTCCCAGTGTTGGTCGACGACGACCGCGGGATCACGATGGCCGAGTCCGAGCGCATCGTCGAGTACCTCGACACCACCTACGCGGCCTGA
- a CDS encoding HVO_2922 family protein: MTEETLFETERTRDRAEIASLLRSLASQFDDGTVTLAADGRSVAVQSPERATVEIELERERTDDGTDLELEVEIEWTESTDAEGVVRHEDDVRETGAPATGEATAAESLARFEVFRDRADEWRWRLVHRNGNVIADGGEGYASKQNALKGLRSVRRNAPGARIDVE; this comes from the coding sequence ATGACCGAGGAGACCCTGTTCGAGACCGAGCGAACCCGCGACCGTGCGGAGATCGCCTCGCTTCTCCGATCGCTGGCGAGTCAGTTCGACGACGGAACCGTGACGCTCGCCGCCGACGGCCGATCGGTGGCCGTGCAGTCGCCGGAACGGGCGACCGTCGAGATCGAACTCGAACGCGAGCGAACCGACGACGGAACCGATCTGGAGCTCGAAGTCGAGATCGAGTGGACGGAGTCCACGGACGCGGAGGGCGTCGTTCGACACGAAGACGATGTCCGCGAAACCGGCGCGCCGGCGACCGGCGAGGCGACCGCAGCCGAGAGCCTCGCGCGGTTCGAGGTCTTTCGGGATCGAGCCGACGAGTGGCGGTGGCGACTCGTCCACCGCAACGGCAACGTGATCGCGGACGGTGGCGAGGGATACGCCTCGAAGCAGAACGCGCTGAAGGGGCTGCGGAGCGTCCGCCGGAACGCACCTGGTGCCCGGATCGACGTCGAGTAG
- a CDS encoding cupin domain-containing protein, giving the protein MDYDVVHTDDVPVTDLSEIEEIPPDLDIRSVDDALGTEETNCKLWYFDPGEEITYHAHAEQEELYYIVQGEFSLKLGRSGEEEFREVGPGTFYAAGPETGHGHRYLGDDQGIVLAIGAPAVEDPGLDPHEID; this is encoded by the coding sequence ATGGACTACGACGTGGTCCACACCGACGACGTCCCGGTGACCGACCTCTCGGAGATCGAGGAGATCCCGCCCGACCTCGACATCCGGTCGGTCGACGACGCGCTCGGCACCGAGGAGACGAACTGCAAGCTCTGGTACTTCGATCCCGGCGAGGAGATCACCTACCACGCTCACGCCGAACAGGAGGAGCTCTACTACATCGTCCAGGGCGAGTTCTCGCTCAAACTCGGCCGATCGGGCGAGGAGGAGTTCCGGGAGGTCGGCCCGGGGACCTTCTACGCCGCCGGCCCCGAAACGGGCCACGGGCACCGGTATCTCGGCGACGACCAGGGGATCGTGCTCGCGATCGGCGCGCCGGCGGTCGAGGACCCCGGCCTCGATCCGCACGAGATCGACTGA